One Actinomadura viridis genomic region harbors:
- a CDS encoding ABC transporter ATP-binding protein — protein sequence MSAVSVGPAAGGPDAEPALEVRGLGVRLGETWALRDLTLVLPRGRIIGVVGPNGAGKSTLINVICGQVAPHRGRVLLYGRDITGAPPWRTVAAGVARTFQEPRAFADMSARENVATGVRNGRYRIRGRRAALALADELLERVGFASSPHALPGWLDFADSRRLELAKALALRPRVLLLDEVLAGLRAPEVEHGLELLSDLRTTGMTILYVEHVMKIILAVSDQVLAMDDGRKLMVGTPQEVLADPRSMESYLGGRHVYPLGG from the coding sequence GTGTCGGCTGTAAGCGTCGGTCCGGCCGCGGGCGGGCCGGACGCCGAGCCGGCCCTTGAGGTGCGCGGCCTGGGGGTGCGGCTGGGCGAGACCTGGGCGCTGCGCGACCTGACCCTGGTCCTGCCGCGCGGGCGGATCATCGGGGTGGTGGGGCCCAACGGCGCGGGCAAGAGCACGCTGATCAACGTGATCTGCGGCCAGGTCGCCCCGCACCGCGGGCGGGTGCTGCTGTACGGCCGCGACATCACCGGGGCGCCGCCGTGGCGGACCGTGGCGGCGGGGGTGGCGCGCACCTTCCAGGAGCCCCGGGCGTTCGCCGACATGAGCGCCAGGGAGAACGTGGCGACCGGGGTGCGCAACGGCCGGTACCGGATCCGGGGCCGCCGCGCCGCGCTGGCACTGGCCGACGAACTGCTCGAACGGGTCGGGTTCGCCTCGTCCCCGCACGCGCTGCCCGGATGGCTGGACTTCGCCGACAGCCGGAGGCTGGAGCTGGCCAAGGCGCTCGCGCTGCGCCCCCGCGTCCTGCTGCTGGACGAGGTGCTGGCCGGCCTGCGCGCGCCGGAGGTCGAGCACGGCCTGGAGCTGCTGAGCGACCTGCGCACGACCGGCATGACCATCCTGTACGTCGAGCACGTCATGAAGATCATCCTCGCGGTCAGCGACCAGGTGCTGGCCATGGACGACGGAAGGAAGCTGATGGTGGGAACCCCGCAGGAGGTGCTCGCGGACCCGCGCTCGATGGAGAGCTATCTGGGCGGCCGCCACGTCTACCCGCTGGGGGGATGA
- a CDS encoding ABC transporter ATP-binding protein encodes MMGRAPRALLTVRDLTAGRGCGRILSGLDLDVRRNEIVALVGPPGAGKTTVMEAVAGLIRSERGTVRLGDADLTRLPAERIVARGLAYVPADLCLFDGLTVAENLRLGARRPRPDLEPVLGLFPVLGGRLGRLAGSLPHGERRVCAMARAMMGGPRLLMIDDVSHGLAPKNVDEVMRYLGDIRASGTSVLLAEQEVETALSVADRAYVMAGGAVVASGTAGRMLTDPRIRSEYLGVL; translated from the coding sequence ATGATGGGACGGGCGCCGCGCGCGTTGCTGACCGTGCGGGACCTGACCGCCGGGCGCGGGTGCGGGCGGATCCTGTCCGGGCTGGACCTGGACGTCCGCCGCAACGAGATCGTCGCGCTGGTGGGGCCGCCCGGGGCGGGCAAGACGACCGTCATGGAGGCGGTCGCCGGGCTGATCCGGTCCGAGCGCGGGACGGTCCGGCTGGGCGACGCGGACCTGACGCGGCTGCCCGCCGAGCGGATCGTCGCGCGCGGGCTGGCCTACGTCCCGGCGGACCTGTGCCTGTTCGACGGGCTGACCGTGGCCGAGAACCTGCGGCTGGGGGCGCGCCGGCCCCGGCCGGACCTGGAGCCGGTGCTGGGGCTCTTCCCGGTGCTGGGCGGGCGGCTCGGCCGGCTCGCCGGGTCGCTCCCGCACGGCGAGCGGCGGGTCTGCGCCATGGCCCGGGCCATGATGGGCGGGCCGCGGCTGCTGATGATCGACGACGTGTCGCACGGGCTGGCTCCCAAGAACGTCGACGAGGTCATGCGGTACCTCGGCGACATCCGGGCGTCGGGGACCTCGGTGCTCCTCGCCGAGCAGGAGGTCGAGACCGCGCTCTCGGTGGCCGACCGGGCCTACGTGATGGCCGGCGGTGCCGTGGTGGCCAGCGGCACCGCGGGCCGGATGCTCACCGACCCGCGGATCCGGTCGGAATACCTGGGCGTGCTGTGA
- a CDS encoding ATP-binding protein: protein MQTTQRFVRLGVGDPDSATTHPYHSLGPLIGRAAEHAALRRRVTETSVRMVALTGPVGAGKSRLAAAVFKEVCTGSPQGCFVDLGLVKEGDDLPERLADALGCPETGGGPAEARLTSWVGDRDVLLVLDHCEGLLDDVVALVTPLLADCPRLRVLVVGQEAPRMYGGSLYNLAPLPVPDGQGHPSLEQLARVPSIELFLHRTSVVRPGFTLTEDNREAVSELCRRLDGLPFAIELAASRLKLLTPGALLGELEDGLDCLYGSRADTLARQLSLPAAVAQSCDRLSVDERDRFVRLAVFAGEFGISAAEAVMGTGGGSVHELLATLVDKNLLVQEEQANGELGFSMLGTVRAYALSMLRRGDELERVRRSHAAHFLAAAQAAERELVGPDQASWAKQLVQWDKELQSAFGFLMERGNGQDAAALATALRPYWFAFGRLREGLDWLELALARNDLTRVLRARALEAAGELGSWLHCDRAVERLLRAQEIYRGLSDDRGVAACLHYLGMAAYIRGELGQAAVLLQDAVAARRAAGDTHGHARAVRDLAALRLDTGEPAEARNLAEAAVRIFRRLKDARQTALTRVVLGAVAADEGALGEAEEMVGRVLRFFDDGTDPLTVARGLEVSAYLQSMHGRDRERWRRCAGLLSAAQTLRTQVHCDIPGHQRPKFDNLVERARVRLGGATFDHDWAEGRGLTVGRAIERALAPLPQETAAVASLDVGLATPLTPREHEVAELVAHGLTNREIARRLGIAEWTAVNHLRKIMRKLDCSSRVHVANWVAHRQTEEGAVTGAPAHHRVGASSAARARNLGR, encoded by the coding sequence ATGCAGACCACACAGCGTTTTGTTCGGTTGGGCGTCGGCGATCCCGACTCCGCCACCACCCACCCCTACCATTCCCTGGGTCCCCTGATCGGCCGCGCGGCCGAGCATGCCGCGCTCCGCAGGAGGGTCACCGAGACGTCGGTCCGAATGGTCGCTCTCACCGGACCGGTCGGCGCGGGCAAGAGCCGGCTCGCCGCGGCGGTGTTCAAGGAGGTGTGCACCGGCTCCCCGCAGGGTTGTTTCGTGGACCTGGGACTGGTCAAGGAGGGGGACGACCTCCCCGAGCGCCTCGCCGACGCGCTCGGCTGCCCGGAGACCGGCGGTGGACCGGCCGAGGCCCGGCTCACCTCCTGGGTCGGGGACCGGGACGTCCTGCTCGTTCTCGACCACTGCGAAGGACTGCTGGACGACGTCGTCGCGCTCGTGACCCCGCTGCTCGCGGACTGCCCCCGGTTGCGCGTGCTCGTCGTCGGCCAGGAGGCGCCCCGCATGTACGGCGGCTCCCTCTACAACCTCGCCCCCCTGCCCGTGCCGGACGGCCAGGGCCATCCCTCCCTCGAACAGCTCGCGCGCGTTCCGTCCATCGAGCTGTTCCTGCACCGCACCAGCGTGGTGCGCCCGGGATTCACCCTGACCGAGGACAACCGGGAGGCGGTCTCGGAGCTGTGCCGGCGGCTCGACGGGCTGCCCTTCGCGATCGAGCTGGCCGCCTCGCGGCTGAAGCTGCTCACCCCCGGCGCGCTGCTCGGCGAGCTGGAGGACGGGCTCGACTGCCTGTACGGGAGCCGGGCGGACACGCTGGCGCGGCAGCTGAGCCTGCCGGCCGCGGTGGCGCAGAGCTGCGACCGGCTCTCGGTGGACGAGCGGGACCGGTTCGTCCGGCTCGCGGTGTTCGCCGGCGAGTTCGGGATCAGCGCGGCCGAGGCGGTGATGGGGACCGGCGGCGGGTCGGTGCACGAGCTCCTGGCCACCCTCGTCGACAAGAACCTGCTCGTGCAGGAGGAGCAGGCCAACGGCGAGCTCGGGTTCTCGATGCTGGGCACCGTCCGCGCCTACGCGCTGTCCATGCTGCGCCGCGGCGACGAGCTGGAACGGGTCAGGCGGAGCCACGCCGCCCACTTCCTGGCGGCGGCGCAGGCCGCCGAGCGCGAGCTGGTCGGCCCGGACCAGGCGTCCTGGGCCAAGCAGCTCGTCCAGTGGGACAAGGAACTGCAGAGCGCGTTCGGTTTCCTCATGGAACGTGGCAACGGTCAGGACGCCGCGGCGTTGGCCACCGCCCTCCGTCCCTACTGGTTCGCGTTCGGCCGGCTGCGCGAGGGGCTCGACTGGCTCGAACTGGCCCTGGCCCGCAACGACCTCACCCGCGTGCTGCGGGCCAGGGCGCTGGAGGCCGCCGGTGAGCTGGGGAGCTGGCTGCACTGCGACCGCGCGGTGGAGCGCCTGCTGCGCGCCCAGGAGATCTACCGGGGGCTGTCGGACGACCGCGGGGTGGCGGCCTGCCTGCACTACCTCGGCATGGCCGCCTACATACGCGGCGAGCTGGGCCAGGCGGCCGTCCTGCTGCAGGACGCCGTCGCCGCCCGGCGGGCCGCCGGCGACACCCACGGGCACGCCCGCGCCGTCCGGGACCTGGCCGCGCTCCGCCTGGACACCGGCGAGCCCGCGGAGGCCAGGAACCTGGCCGAGGCGGCGGTCCGGATCTTCCGCAGGCTCAAGGACGCCCGCCAGACGGCGCTCACCCGCGTCGTCCTGGGCGCGGTGGCCGCGGACGAGGGCGCGCTCGGCGAGGCCGAGGAGATGGTCGGCCGGGTACTGCGGTTCTTCGACGACGGGACGGACCCGCTCACGGTGGCGCGCGGCCTGGAGGTCTCGGCGTACCTGCAGTCCATGCACGGCCGGGACAGGGAACGCTGGCGGCGCTGCGCCGGCCTCCTGTCGGCCGCGCAGACCCTGCGCACCCAGGTCCACTGCGATATCCCTGGTCACCAGCGGCCCAAGTTCGACAACCTGGTCGAGCGGGCGCGGGTGCGGCTGGGCGGCGCCACCTTCGACCACGACTGGGCCGAGGGGCGGGGGCTGACGGTGGGCCGCGCGATCGAGCGGGCGCTGGCGCCGCTGCCGCAGGAGACGGCGGCCGTGGCGAGCCTGGACGTCGGGCTGGCCACCCCGCTCACCCCGCGCGAGCACGAGGTCGCCGAACTGGTGGCGCACGGCCTGACGAACCGGGAGATCGCCCGGCGGCTGGGCATCGCGGAGTGGACCGCCGTCAACCATCTGCGGAAGATCATGCGCAAGCTCGACTGCTCGTCCCGGGTACACGTGGCGAACTGGGTGGCGCACCGGCAGACCGAGGAGGGCGCCGTCACGGGGGCGCCGGCGCACCACCGTGTCGGAGCCTCCTCAGCGGCGCGGGCCCGGAACCTGGGGAGGTGA
- a CDS encoding amino acid ABC transporter substrate-binding protein, protein MAFRGTVFRGLALAASCLLLPAVAGCGGGDAAQGRGPTLHVGVTLSLTGQFSQESRQTRNGYLLCERRVNARGGVPVGARRARLALHIQDDASRPDLAASIVDQFDEKGYRLVLGPYGSPVTAAVAAVTERNRQVLVNTLGAEDAISGRGNRRTFTVISPASEYATSILAAVHELARPRPARVMFLSADDGFARAVTRSGQETARRLGLRVLPAQYFRSGATDVSAALIRARQARPDLIIGAVHFVEGVALVRQSRELGLDRTPIALTVAATTADFTRALRGFAEGVIGVSQWVKGGRDAWFGDAKDYSAAYRRMYGEEPQYHPAAASAACLALVLAVQGAGSTDADAVRTALETLDEQSFFGRIRFDSTGRNVFKHMTVIQVQRGRSVQVWPARSAAGGLVWPGAR, encoded by the coding sequence ATGGCATTCCGGGGCACGGTCTTCCGGGGCCTGGCCCTGGCGGCCTCCTGCCTCCTGCTCCCGGCGGTGGCGGGCTGCGGCGGCGGCGATGCCGCGCAGGGCCGCGGCCCGACCCTGCACGTCGGGGTGACGCTGTCGCTGACCGGCCAGTTCTCCCAGGAGTCGCGGCAGACCCGCAACGGCTACCTGCTGTGCGAGCGGCGGGTCAACGCGCGGGGCGGGGTGCCGGTGGGCGCGCGGCGGGCCCGGCTGGCGCTGCACATCCAGGACGACGCCTCGCGGCCCGACCTGGCCGCCTCGATCGTCGACCAGTTCGACGAGAAGGGGTACCGGCTGGTCCTCGGCCCCTACGGCTCGCCGGTGACCGCCGCCGTCGCGGCGGTCACCGAGCGGAACCGGCAGGTGCTGGTCAACACCCTGGGGGCCGAGGACGCCATCTCCGGCCGGGGGAACCGGCGCACCTTCACGGTGATCTCGCCGGCCTCGGAGTACGCGACCTCGATCCTGGCGGCGGTGCACGAGCTGGCCCGGCCGCGCCCGGCGCGGGTGATGTTCCTGTCCGCCGACGACGGCTTCGCCCGGGCGGTGACGCGTTCGGGGCAGGAGACGGCGCGCCGGCTGGGGCTGCGGGTGCTCCCCGCCCAGTACTTCCGCAGCGGGGCCACCGACGTCTCGGCCGCGCTGATCCGCGCCCGCCAGGCCCGGCCGGACCTGATCATCGGAGCGGTCCACTTCGTGGAGGGGGTCGCGCTGGTCCGGCAGAGCAGGGAACTGGGCCTGGACCGGACCCCGATCGCGCTGACCGTGGCGGCGACCACCGCCGACTTCACCAGGGCCCTGCGGGGGTTCGCCGAAGGGGTGATCGGCGTCAGCCAGTGGGTCAAGGGCGGCCGGGACGCCTGGTTCGGCGACGCGAAGGACTACTCCGCCGCGTACCGGCGGATGTACGGCGAGGAACCCCAGTACCATCCCGCCGCGGCGTCCGCGGCGTGCCTGGCGCTGGTGCTGGCCGTGCAGGGCGCCGGGAGCACGGACGCCGACGCCGTCCGCACCGCCCTGGAGACCCTGGACGAGCAGTCGTTCTTCGGCCGGATCAGGTTCGACTCCACCGGCCGGAACGTGTTCAAGCACATGACCGTGATCCAGGTGCAGCGGGGCCGCTCGGTGCAGGTCTGGCCGGCCCGGTCGGCGGCCGGCGGCCTGGTCTGGCCGGGGGCGCGATGA
- a CDS encoding branched-chain amino acid ABC transporter permease: MNGLAQVTVYGILQGGLLAAVAVGFSLIWGLNKIINVAHGEFVMLGAYVTWRVNDTFAADPFVGAFVAMSVLFGVGYLIQRLIINFVIDAPLRLTLLLMFGISVVLEAALVALHSTAYQALPTSYAMTSFTVLEIRVPLGRLLAFAFSVICALAIAAFLNRTGTGLTIRAAGMNRKAARLVGIDIRHSYALTFALGTGLAGAGGAMIALVGTFSPADAATYTMSSFVVAVLGGLGSMKGALAAGVLLGVIQAWAAYLVSGTLTNLIAFGLVLIVLVNQPRGLFGRGRLGGGEER; this comes from the coding sequence ATGAACGGCCTCGCGCAGGTGACCGTCTACGGGATCCTCCAGGGCGGCCTGCTGGCCGCGGTGGCGGTCGGCTTCTCGCTGATCTGGGGGCTCAACAAGATCATCAATGTGGCGCACGGCGAGTTCGTCATGCTCGGCGCCTACGTCACCTGGAGGGTCAACGACACCTTCGCCGCCGACCCGTTCGTGGGCGCGTTCGTGGCGATGAGCGTGCTGTTCGGCGTCGGCTACCTGATCCAGCGGCTCATCATCAACTTCGTGATCGACGCGCCGCTGCGGCTGACCCTGCTGCTGATGTTCGGCATCTCGGTGGTCCTGGAGGCCGCCCTGGTCGCCCTGCACTCCACCGCCTACCAGGCGCTGCCCACCTCGTACGCGATGACCAGCTTCACCGTGCTGGAGATCCGCGTACCGCTGGGGCGGCTGCTGGCGTTCGCGTTCTCGGTGATCTGCGCGCTGGCCATCGCCGCGTTCCTGAACCGCACCGGCACCGGCCTCACGATCAGGGCGGCGGGCATGAACCGGAAGGCGGCCCGGCTGGTGGGCATCGACATCCGGCACAGCTACGCGCTGACCTTCGCCCTCGGCACCGGGCTGGCCGGCGCCGGCGGGGCCATGATCGCCCTGGTCGGCACCTTCAGCCCCGCCGACGCGGCCACCTACACCATGTCCAGCTTCGTGGTGGCGGTGCTGGGCGGGCTGGGCAGCATGAAGGGGGCGCTGGCGGCGGGCGTGCTGCTGGGGGTCATCCAGGCGTGGGCCGCGTACCTGGTGTCGGGCACGCTGACGAACCTGATCGCGTTCGGGCTGGTCCTCATCGTGCTGGTGAACCAGCCCCGCGGCCTGTTCGGGCGGGGAAGGCTCGGCGGCGGGGAGGAGAGGTGA
- a CDS encoding branched-chain amino acid ABC transporter permease, which produces MSPAPGPERPPRAPWPASPARNALLSPAAREDRLVPPAPGRDSLLPSAAGWCALVLGLAAAYALLTQVSSGHERTVATIFMFIALAQAWNILGGFCGYPIFGQVGFFGLGGYAVAVLMTGPDWPLWAALAGGTAFCAVFACLVGPVLMRLRGHYFAIATIGLAETLRETVVNVPALTGGGAGLAIPTSGSGAAIGELGDEGFAVLFLLLAMATTAVAAVVSGSRFGWRLRAIRQDEDGAAALGVDVSRAKCAAFALFALITGLAGGLYAAQQVVLYPEGMFSLEITLLVIVMVLMGGSGTVAGPVLGAVGGQVLSELLRTVFPQGHILVLALCIIVSVIVFPWGAIGFARLVWRTRRIPLLEAVRTCRL; this is translated from the coding sequence GTGAGCCCGGCGCCGGGGCCCGAGCGTCCGCCCCGGGCCCCCTGGCCCGCCTCGCCCGCGCGGAACGCGCTCCTGTCGCCGGCCGCCCGCGAGGACCGGCTCGTGCCGCCGGCCCCGGGCCGCGACTCGCTCCTGCCGTCGGCGGCGGGCTGGTGCGCCCTGGTGCTCGGGCTGGCCGCCGCGTACGCCCTCCTGACCCAGGTCTCCAGCGGGCACGAGCGCACGGTCGCCACGATCTTCATGTTCATCGCGCTGGCGCAGGCGTGGAACATCCTGGGCGGCTTCTGCGGCTACCCGATCTTCGGGCAGGTCGGGTTCTTCGGGCTGGGCGGCTACGCCGTCGCGGTGCTCATGACGGGACCGGACTGGCCGCTGTGGGCCGCGCTCGCGGGCGGCACCGCCTTCTGCGCGGTTTTCGCCTGCCTGGTCGGGCCGGTGCTGATGCGGCTGCGCGGGCACTACTTCGCGATCGCCACCATCGGCCTGGCCGAGACGCTCCGTGAGACGGTCGTCAACGTCCCGGCGCTCACCGGCGGCGGGGCCGGGCTCGCGATCCCCACCAGCGGCAGCGGGGCGGCCATCGGCGAGCTGGGCGACGAGGGCTTCGCCGTGCTGTTCCTCCTGCTGGCGATGGCGACCACGGCCGTGGCGGCGGTGGTGTCGGGCAGCCGGTTCGGGTGGCGGCTGCGGGCGATCCGCCAGGACGAGGACGGCGCCGCGGCGCTGGGCGTCGACGTCTCCCGGGCCAAGTGCGCGGCCTTCGCCCTGTTCGCGCTGATCACCGGGCTCGCCGGCGGCCTGTACGCCGCCCAGCAGGTGGTGCTCTACCCCGAGGGCATGTTCAGCCTCGAGATCACCCTGCTGGTGATCGTCATGGTCCTGATGGGCGGCAGCGGGACGGTGGCCGGGCCGGTGCTCGGGGCCGTCGGCGGCCAGGTGCTCTCCGAGCTGCTGCGGACGGTCTTCCCGCAGGGGCACATCCTCGTCCTGGCCCTGTGCATCATCGTCTCGGTGATCGTGTTCCCGTGGGGCGCGATCGGGTTCGCGCGGCTGGTGTGGCGGACCCGGCGGATCCCCCTGCTCGAGGCAGTGCGGACGTGTCGGCTGTAA